Proteins from one Polyodon spathula isolate WHYD16114869_AA unplaced genomic scaffold, ASM1765450v1 scaffolds_61, whole genome shotgun sequence genomic window:
- the LOC121307916 gene encoding myosin heavy chain, fast skeletal muscle-like produces MDIFIINLIAGKKFQHFNAVLETYICLSTAGLYEGKEEAQFELSIQKFFQALNAVMGSTVEGSHILAQHLYASFATPGADAGGAKKGGKKKGGSFQTVSGLFRENLNKLMSNLRSTHPHFVRCLIPNESKTPALMENHLVIHQLRCNGVLEGIRICRKGFPSRILYGDFKQRYKVLNASVIPEGQFMDNKKASEKLLGSIDINHEEYKFGHTKVFFKAGLLGVLEEMRDEKLAKLVTITQAQCRGFLMRTEFKKMMERREALFTIQYNIRSFMNVKHWPWMKLYFKIKPLLKSAESEKEMANMKEEFEKCKENLAKSEAKRKALEEKMVSVVQEKNDLLLQVQSEGESLCDAEERCEGLIKSKIQLEAKLKEAMERLEDEEEMNSELTAKKRKLEDECSELKKDIDDLELTLAKVEKEKHATENKVKNLTEEMATQDESIAKLTKEKKALQEAHQQTLDDLQVEEDKVNTLTKAKSKLEQQVDDLEGSLEQEKKLRMDLERAKRKLEGDLKLAQESIMDLENDKQQSDEKIKKKDFETSQLLSKIEDEQAVGAQLQKKIKELQARIEELEEEIEAERAARAKSEKQRADLSRELEEISERLEEAGGATSAQIEMNKKREAEFQKLRRDLEESTLQHEATAAALRKKQADSVAELGEQIDNLQRVKQKLEKEKSELKMELDDLSSNMESVAKTKANLEKMCRSLEDQHSEIKTKNDENVRQINDISTQKSRLLTENGEFSRQLEEKESLISQLTRSKQAFTQQTEELKRQLEEESKAKNALAHSVQSARHDCDLLREQFEEEQEAKAELQRAMSKANSEVAQWRSKYETDAIQRTEELEEAKKKLVQRLQDAEEHIEAVNSKCASLEKTKLRLHGEVEDLMVDIERANAQASALDKKQRNFDKVLAEWKQKFEEGQAELEAAQKEARSLSTELFKMKNSYEESLDHLETLKRENKNLQQEISDLTEQIGEGGKAIHELEKAKKQIETEKSEIQTALEEAEATLEHEESKILRVQLELNQVKSEVDRKIAEKDEELEQLKRNSQRVIDHMQSTLDSEVRSRNDALRVKKKMEGDLNEMEIQLSHSNRQAAEAQKQLRNVQGQLKDAQLHLDDAVRGQEDMKEQFAMVERRNTLMQAEIEEMRAALEQIERGRKVAEQELLDASERVQLLHSQNTSLINTKKKLESDVSQLQSEVDDTIQEARNAEEKAKKAITDAAMMAEELKKEQDTSSHLERMKKNLEQTVKDLTHRLDEAEQLAMKGGKKQLQKLETRVRELENELEAEQRRGVDAVKGVRKYERRVKELSYQGEEDKKNVARLQDLVDKLQLKVKAYKRQAEEAEEQANTHLAKFRKVQHELEESEERADIAESQVNKLRTKSRDFGAKGKEAEE; encoded by the exons CATCTTTATGCCAGCTTCGCAACACCCGGCGCTG ATGCTGGTGGCGCGAagaagggtggcaagaagaaggGAGGCTCCTTCCAGACTGTGTCTGGACTCTTCAGG GAGAACCTGAACAAGCTGATGTCCAACTTGAGGAGCACTCACCCTCACTTTGTGCGCTGCTTGATCCCCAACGAGTCAAAGACTCCAG CCCTTATGGAAAATCATCTGGTTATCCACCAGCTGAGATGTAATGGTGTGCTGGAAGGTATCAGAATTTGCAGAAAGGGATTCCCGAGCAGAATCTTGTACGGGGACTTCAAGCAAAG ATACAAAGTGTTAAATGCAAGTGTTATCCCCGAGGGTCAGTTCATGGACAACAAGAAAGCATCAGAGAAGCTTTTGGGATCCATTGATATAAATCACGAGGAGTATAAATTTGGGCACACCAAG GTCTTCTTTAAGGCTGGTCTGCTGGGTGTGCTTGAGGAGATGAGAGATGAAAAGTTAGCCAAACTCGTGACCATCACACAGGCTCAGTGCCGGGGCTTCCTGATGAGAACGGAATTCAAAAAAATGATGGAAAGAAG GGAAGCTCTTTTCACCATCCAGTACAACATTCGCTCATTCATGAATGTGAAACACTGGCCATGGATGAAGCTCTACTTCAAGATCAAGCCGCTGCTGAAGAGCGCCGAGTCTGAAAAGGAAATGGCCAACATGAAAGAAGAATTCGAAAAGTGCAAAGAAAATCTGGCCAAGTCAGAAGCCAAACGCAAGGCGCTGGAGGAGAAGATGGTTTCTGTGGTGCAGGAAAAGAACGACCTGCTGCTTCAAGTCCAGTCG GAAGGTGAAAGTCTCTGTGATGCTGAAGAAAGATGCGAGGGACTTATCAAAAGCAAAATCCAGCTCGAGGCAAAACTGAAAGAGGCAATGGAGAGACTGGAAGACGAGGAGGAAATGAACTCTGAGCTGACTGCCAAGAAGAGGAAACTGGAAGACGAGTGCTCCGAACTCAAGAAGGACATTGACGACCTCGAGCTGACACTGGCCAAAGTGGAGAAGGAGAAGCACGCCACAGAAAATAAG GTTAAAAACCTTACTGAAGAAATGGCTACTCAGGACGAAAGCATTGCAAAATTAACCAAGGAAAAGAAAGCCCTCCAAGAGGCACACCAACAGACCCTTGATGACCTGCAAGTAGAGGAGGACAAAGTCAACACTCTGACCAAAGCAAAGTCTAAGCTGGAACAACAAGTGGACGAT CTTGAAGGTTCACTGGAGCAAGAAAAGAAACTCCGTATGGACCTTGAGAGAGCCAAGAGAAAGCTTGAGGGAGATCTGAAACTAGCCCAGGAATCCATAATGGATCTGGAGAACGACAAGCAGCAATCAGATGAGAAGATAAAGAA GAAGGACTTTGAAACAAGCCAGCTGCTGAGCAAAATTGAGGATGAACAAGCTGTGGGTGCTCAACTTCAAAAGAAGATCAAGGAGCTTCAG GCGCGCATTGAAGAGCTTGAAGAAGAAATCGAGGCCGAACGAGCTGCTCGGGCAAAGTCTGAAAAGCAAAGAGCTGATCTTTCCAGGGAACTTGAAGAGATCAGTGAAAGGCTTGAGGAAGCCGGTGGTGCAACTTCAGCTCAGATTGAAATGAACAAGAAACGTGAAGCTGAGTTTCAGAAGCTCAGGCGTGATCTAGAGGAGTCCACTCTGCAGCATGAAGCTACTGCCGCTGCTCTTCGCAAAAAGCAAGCCGACAGCGTGGCTGAACTGGGAGAACAGATCGACAACCTCCAGCGTGTGAAACAGAAGCTCGAGAAGGAAAAGAGTGAATTGAAAATGGAACTCGACGACCTCTCCAGCAACATGGAATCTGTAGCCAAGACCAAG GCTAACCTGGAGAAGATGTGCCGTTCTctggaggaccagcacagtgAGATTAAGACCAAGAACGACGAGAACGTGCGTCAGATCAATGACATCAGTACGCAAAAATCACGTCTTCTGACGGAGAATG GTGAATTCTCTCGCCAGCTGGAAGAGAAGGAATCTTTAATTTCTCAGCTGACGAGGAGCAAACAGGCTTTCACTCAGCAAACTGAGGAGCTCAAGAGGCAGCTGGAGGAAGAATCAAAG GCTAAGAATGCCCTGGCTCACAGTGTGCAATCTGCCCGCCATGACTGTGACCTGCTTCGGGAGCAATTTGAGGAGGAGCAGGAAGCCAAGGCTGAGCTGCAGCGTGCAATGTCCAAGGCTAACAGCGAGGTGGCTCAGTGGAGATCAAAATACGAAACTGATGCCATCCAGCGCACGGAGGAGCTTGAAGAAGCAAA GAAAAAGCTGGTGCAGCGCCTTCAAGATGCCGAGGAACACATTGAGGCTGTGAACTCAAAGTGTGCCTCTCTGGAGAAGACCAAACTGAGGCTCCACGGTGAAGTGGAAGATCTCATGGTTGACATAGAAAGAGCAAATGCACAAGCCTCTGCTCTCGACAAGAAGCAGAGAAACTTCGACAAG GTTCTTGCTGAGTGGAAGCAAAAGTTTGAAGAAGGCCAGGCAGAGCTGGAGGCTGCACAGAAAGAGGCTCGCTCTCTCAGCACTGAGCTCTTCAAAATGAAGAACTCCTATGAAGAATCTTTGGATCACCTGGAAACCCTTAAACGGGAGAACAAGAACTTACAGC AGGAGATCTCTGATCTGACTGAACAGATTGGCGAGGGTGGGAAGGCTATTCATGAGCTAGAGAAGGCAAAGAAGCAGATTGAAACTGAAAAGTCAGAAATCCAAACCGCCTTGGAGGAGGCAGAG GCTACCCTGGAGCATGAGGAGTCCAAGATTCTCCGTGTCCAGCTGGAGCTCAACCAGGTGAAATCTGAGGTTGACAGAAAGATCGCCGAGAAAGACGAGGAGCTGGAACAGCTGAAGAGAAACAGTCAGAGAGTGATAGACCACATGCAGAGCACTCTCGACTCTGAAGTTAGGAGCCGCAACGATGCCCTGAGAGTGAAGAAGAAGATGGAGGGAGATCTGAATGAAATGGAAATTCAGCTCAGTCACTCCAACCGCCAAGCAGCTGAAGCTCAGAAACAACTGAGGAACGTTCAAGGACAACTCAAG GACGCCCAACTGCACCTTGACGATGCCGTCCGAGGACAGGAAGACATGAAGGAACAGTTCGCCATGGTGGAACGCAGGAACACCCTGATGCAGGCTGAAATTGAAGAGATGAGGGCTGCCCTGGAACAGATAGAGAGAGGCCGCAAAGTGGCTGAACAGGAGCTCCTTGACGCCAGCGAGCGTGTGCAGCTGCTGCACTCCCAG AACACCAGTCTCATCAACACCAAGAAGAAGCTCGAGTCTGATGTTAGCCAGCTGCAGAGCGAAGTAGACGACACCATCCAGGAAGCAAGAAACGCagaagaaaaagccaagaaagcCATCACTGAC GCTGCCATGATGGCAGAGGAACTCAAGAAGGAACAGGACACCAGCTCTCACCTGGAGAGGATGAAGAAGAACCTGGAACAGACAGTGAAGGACCTCACCCACCGTCTGGATGAGGCTGAGCAGCTGGCCATGAAGGGTGGAAAGAAACAGCTCCAGAAACTGGAGACCAGG GTGCGCGAGCTGGAGAACGAGCTTGAAGCCGAGCAGAGACGTGGCGTCGATGCGGTTAAAGGAGTCCGTAAATACGAGAGAAGAGTGAAGGAGCTCAGCTACCAG GGTGAGGAAGACAAGAAGAACGTGGCCAGGCTCCAGGATCTGGTTGATAAGCTGCAGCTGAAAGTCAAGGCTTACAAGAGGCAGGCTGAGGAAGCT GAGGAGCAAGCCAACACCCACCTGGCTAAGTTCAGGAAGGTGCAGCACGAGCTTGAGGAGAGTGAGGAGCGCGCTGATATCGCTGAATCCCAGGTCAACAAGCTCAGGACCAAGAGCCGTGATTTTGGAGCCAAG GGAAAGGAAGCAGAAGAATAG